From Nitrospirota bacterium, the proteins below share one genomic window:
- a CDS encoding site-specific integrase yields the protein EMIAKADKKRLRYLSFAEYHKLLEKCEVWLRGPVIAAAWTGLRKGNILNLKRSQVNIFNRTISLDGSETKNGEALIIPIAAPALEALKEATKVTHLNSPYVFCDADGKRYSAMQVQRAFKDALSKAEIEDFRFHDLRHCFASWNRQAGIDLDTLADLMGHKDTRMTRRYAHIGPQHLVSAISQLEKSYRDFGTISEQSKEKELRQSP from the coding sequence GAAATGATCGCGAAGGCGGACAAGAAGCGGCTGCGGTATCTCTCGTTCGCGGAATACCACAAGCTCCTTGAGAAGTGCGAAGTGTGGCTTCGGGGCCCGGTGATCGCGGCAGCCTGGACGGGTTTACGGAAGGGCAACATCCTGAACCTGAAGCGCAGCCAGGTGAACATCTTCAACAGGACGATCTCGCTTGACGGGTCCGAGACCAAGAACGGCGAAGCGCTGATCATCCCGATTGCGGCCCCTGCACTGGAAGCCCTGAAAGAAGCCACGAAGGTGACGCACTTGAACAGTCCTTATGTGTTCTGCGACGCGGACGGAAAACGCTACAGCGCAATGCAGGTGCAGCGGGCTTTCAAGGATGCACTCTCGAAGGCAGAGATAGAGGACTTCCGGTTCCATGATCTTCGGCACTGCTTTGCATCATGGAACAGACAGGCGGGAATCGACCTCGACACGCTCGCCGATCTCATGGGCCACAAGGACACCCGAATGACGAGACGCTACGCACACATCGGACCGCAGCATCTGGTGAGTGCGATCAGCCAGCTGGAGAAAAGCTACCGCGATTTTGGAACAATTTCGGAACAATCCAAAGAAAAAGAGCTACGGCAATCGCCGTAA
- a CDS encoding adenylosuccinate synthase, whose translation MPVLVVVGAQWGDEGKGKIIDLLTERADVVARYQGGHNAGHTVVVGKNEFILHLVPSGILHRGKTCIIGNGVVVDPAALIEEMDAMTRRGVRFDESLLISKNAHLIMPYHKALDVASETQKGTRKIGTTGRGIGPAYADKINRKGIRMADMLDPNMFREKLSCSCTEANFLLDRFYKQPLVQQDRVFDEYMAYARRLKKYISDTTLFLNQSIAKKRKILAEGAQGTHLDIDHGTYPFVTSSSPTAGGACTGLGIGPNTISDVMGIVKAYTTRVGSGPFPTELENNTGELLRARGKEFGATTGRARRCGWFDTLVVRHAVRVNGMTCAAITKLDVLDDMDELKICVGYKYRGKLYEEMPSELAVLERGTPQYITMPGWKESTIGITRYGDLPKKARAYVEKICRLSGVKPTIISTGARRDETIILEQPFKKAAARR comes from the coding sequence ATGCCAGTCTTAGTCGTCGTCGGCGCCCAGTGGGGTGACGAAGGCAAGGGAAAGATCATCGACCTGCTCACGGAAAGGGCAGACGTGGTCGCGCGCTACCAGGGCGGCCACAATGCGGGGCATACCGTAGTGGTGGGCAAGAACGAGTTCATCCTGCACCTCGTGCCCTCGGGGATCCTGCACAGGGGCAAGACGTGCATCATCGGCAACGGCGTGGTCGTTGATCCGGCCGCGCTGATCGAAGAGATGGACGCGATGACCAGGAGGGGCGTCCGGTTCGACGAGAGCCTGCTCATCAGTAAGAATGCCCATCTCATCATGCCCTACCACAAGGCCCTCGATGTGGCGAGCGAAACGCAGAAGGGGACCCGGAAAATCGGGACCACCGGCCGCGGCATCGGGCCGGCCTACGCCGACAAGATCAACCGCAAGGGCATCCGGATGGCCGATATGCTCGACCCGAACATGTTCCGGGAAAAGCTTTCCTGCAGTTGCACCGAGGCGAACTTTCTGCTGGACCGCTTCTACAAACAGCCGCTCGTGCAGCAGGACCGCGTCTTCGACGAATACATGGCCTATGCAAGGCGGCTGAAGAAGTATATCAGCGACACGACGCTGTTCCTGAACCAGTCCATCGCGAAGAAGAGAAAGATCCTTGCCGAGGGCGCCCAGGGCACGCACCTGGACATCGACCACGGCACCTATCCCTTCGTGACCTCGTCGAGCCCCACGGCGGGCGGTGCCTGCACCGGGCTTGGCATCGGGCCGAACACGATCTCGGACGTGATGGGAATCGTGAAGGCCTATACGACGCGGGTGGGCAGCGGCCCCTTCCCCACCGAGCTCGAGAACAACACGGGTGAACTGCTGCGAGCGCGCGGCAAGGAGTTCGGCGCGACGACGGGAAGGGCGAGGCGCTGCGGATGGTTCGACACGCTCGTTGTGAGGCACGCCGTACGCGTGAACGGCATGACCTGCGCCGCCATCACCAAGCTCGACGTGCTCGATGACATGGACGAGCTCAAGATCTGCGTCGGTTACAAGTACCGCGGAAAACTGTACGAGGAGATGCCCTCAGAGCTGGCAGTGCTCGAGAGGGGGACCCCCCAGTACATCACCATGCCAGGATGGAAGGAAAGCACCATCGGCATCACCCGGTACGGGGATCTTCCCAAGAAGGCCCGCGCCTACGTGGAAAAGATCTGCAGGCTCTCGGGCGTGAAGCCCACGATCATCTCGACCGGAGCGCGCAGGGACGAGACCATCATCCTGGAGCAGCCGTTCAAGAAGGCAGCTGCCCGGAGATAG
- the serA gene encoding phosphoglycerate dehydrogenase, producing MKVLISDNLSPVGVEILKKAGLEVDARSKTAPEEIEKIIGDYDALIIRSATKVTAGLLEKAGKLKVVGRAGSGLDNVDTPAATKKGVVVMNTPGGNTVTTAEHTIGMIFACARMIPQSYASLKAGKWEKKKFEGVELYDKTLGVIGLGAIGGVVANRAIGLGMKVLAYDPFISTEKAKSLGIELADLPTIYKRSDFITVHTPKTKETANLINKDTIAQMKEGVRIINCARGGIINEQDLYEALKSGRVAAAAFDVFEKEPPESHPLLTLDNFIATPHLGASTREAQDNVAIAVAEQVVDYLVAGTVRNAVNVPSVPADQLPTLSPYINLAERMGLFIGQLVEGGLTQVTVEYSGEVANLKQEPITLAALKGLLTPTLQENVNYVNAPLIAKDRGIDVKVSRSSGTTEYTSLVTLRIKAGAKDLSAAGTLNSKKEPRIIQVDNFPMETVPEGTMLVLMNNDKPGVIGGIGMLMGQNGINIARMQFGREQQGGLAMSVVSVDSTVSDAVMAKIKQLPNVLSVKQIKI from the coding sequence ATGAAGGTTCTCATCAGCGACAACCTCTCCCCCGTAGGCGTGGAGATTCTCAAGAAGGCCGGGCTCGAGGTGGACGCCCGGAGCAAGACCGCGCCCGAGGAGATCGAGAAGATCATCGGCGACTACGACGCGCTCATTATCCGTTCGGCCACCAAGGTGACGGCCGGCCTGCTCGAAAAGGCCGGGAAACTCAAGGTCGTGGGCCGCGCCGGAAGCGGCCTGGACAACGTGGATACGCCTGCCGCAACCAAGAAGGGCGTCGTGGTCATGAACACGCCCGGAGGCAACACCGTGACGACCGCTGAACATACCATCGGCATGATCTTCGCCTGCGCCCGCATGATCCCGCAGTCCTATGCATCGCTCAAGGCCGGGAAATGGGAAAAGAAGAAGTTCGAGGGTGTGGAACTCTATGACAAGACCCTGGGCGTGATCGGGCTGGGGGCCATCGGCGGCGTCGTGGCGAACCGCGCCATCGGGCTGGGGATGAAGGTCTTGGCCTATGATCCGTTCATCTCGACGGAGAAGGCAAAATCGCTCGGCATCGAACTGGCGGACCTGCCGACGATCTACAAGCGGTCCGACTTCATCACGGTCCATACGCCCAAGACCAAGGAGACCGCGAACCTGATCAACAAGGACACCATCGCCCAGATGAAGGAAGGCGTGCGCATCATCAACTGCGCCCGCGGCGGCATCATCAACGAGCAGGACCTCTACGAGGCTCTCAAGAGCGGCAGAGTGGCAGCAGCCGCCTTCGATGTGTTCGAGAAGGAGCCGCCCGAGAGCCACCCGCTGCTCACGCTGGACAACTTCATCGCGACGCCGCACCTCGGCGCCTCAACCCGGGAGGCCCAGGACAACGTGGCGATCGCCGTTGCCGAGCAGGTCGTGGATTATCTCGTAGCCGGGACCGTTCGGAACGCCGTGAACGTGCCCTCGGTGCCGGCCGACCAGCTCCCCACGCTCTCGCCGTACATCAACCTCGCCGAGCGCATGGGCCTGTTCATCGGCCAGCTCGTCGAGGGCGGCCTCACCCAGGTGACCGTGGAGTATAGCGGTGAAGTGGCGAACCTCAAGCAGGAGCCGATCACGCTGGCCGCACTCAAGGGGCTGCTCACGCCCACGCTGCAGGAGAACGTGAACTATGTGAACGCCCCGCTGATCGCCAAGGACCGCGGGATCGACGTGAAGGTATCCCGGTCAAGCGGGACCACGGAGTACACGAGCCTGGTCACGCTGCGGATCAAGGCGGGAGCCAAGGACCTGTCCGCCGCAGGCACGCTCAACAGCAAAAAGGAGCCGCGCATCATCCAGGTGGACAACTTCCCGATGGAGACCGTGCCCGAGGGGACCATGCTCGTGCTCATGAACAACGACAAGCCCGGCGTGATTGGCGGCATCGGAATGCTCATGGGCCAGAACGGCATCAACATCGCGCGCATGCAGTTTGGCCGCGAGCAGCAGGGCGGCCTGGCCATGTCGGTCGTGAGCGTCGACAGCACCGTGTCCGATGCCGTGATGGCCAAGATCAAGCAGCTGCCGAACGTGCTGTCGGTGAAGCAGATCAAAATCTAA
- a CDS encoding alanine--glyoxylate aminotransferase family protein, which produces MQKKYLLAPGPTPVPPEALLAMAMPIIHHRAPDFLPVLDSAKKGLQWIYQTRNDVLILCATGTGGMVGSVTNFLSPGDDVLVVNGGKFGERWTKICQAYGMKVEELMVEWGYAVKADQVEAALRKNPKIKAVFVQANETSTGVYHDVKTIAAVVKKTDALFVVDAISALVAHDIRTDEWGIDVMIGGSQKGVMLPPGLAFVSVSDKAWKMADSAKTPKFYFNFKKERENLAKNQTNFTSAVTLIIGLNECIRMLQAEGLDKVFARHDRLARATRAAAAALDLKLFPKENPSNALTAIEAPAGVDGQAIYKNLREKYGITGAGGQDKLKGKIFRIAHLGYADTFDVITAVAGIEMVLKGLGHPVKLGTGVAAAQEILMK; this is translated from the coding sequence ATGCAAAAAAAATATCTCTTGGCGCCAGGCCCGACCCCCGTCCCGCCGGAGGCGCTCCTTGCCATGGCCATGCCGATCATCCATCACCGCGCGCCGGACTTTCTGCCGGTGCTCGATTCTGCGAAAAAAGGCCTCCAGTGGATCTATCAGACCAGGAACGACGTGCTCATCCTCTGCGCCACCGGTACCGGCGGCATGGTCGGCTCGGTCACGAACTTCCTGTCCCCCGGCGATGACGTGCTGGTGGTCAACGGCGGCAAGTTCGGCGAACGGTGGACCAAGATCTGCCAGGCCTACGGCATGAAGGTCGAGGAACTGATGGTGGAGTGGGGCTACGCGGTGAAGGCCGACCAGGTCGAGGCCGCGCTCAGGAAGAACCCGAAGATCAAAGCCGTGTTCGTCCAGGCGAACGAGACCTCGACCGGCGTGTACCATGACGTCAAGACAATCGCCGCGGTCGTCAAGAAGACCGATGCCCTCTTTGTCGTCGACGCCATTTCCGCCCTCGTGGCCCATGATATCCGGACCGACGAGTGGGGCATCGACGTCATGATCGGCGGCTCGCAGAAGGGTGTGATGCTGCCCCCGGGGCTTGCCTTCGTTTCGGTCTCCGACAAGGCCTGGAAGATGGCCGATTCCGCCAAGACGCCGAAGTTCTACTTCAACTTCAAGAAGGAACGCGAGAACCTCGCCAAGAACCAGACCAACTTTACCTCGGCCGTGACGCTCATCATCGGCCTGAATGAGTGCATCAGGATGCTCCAGGCCGAGGGCCTCGACAAGGTCTTCGCGCGTCATGACCGGTTGGCACGGGCGACGCGCGCCGCCGCAGCGGCCCTGGACCTCAAGCTCTTCCCGAAGGAAAATCCGTCGAACGCGCTCACGGCCATCGAGGCGCCGGCCGGCGTCGACGGCCAGGCGATCTACAAGAACCTGCGCGAGAAGTACGGCATCACCGGCGCCGGCGGGCAGGACAAACTCAAGGGCAAGATCTTCCGCATCGCCCATCTGGGCTACGCCGACACCTTCGACGTGATAACGGCAGTCGCCGGGATCGAAATGGTCTTGAAGGGCCTGGGCCACCCAGTGAAACTGGGAACGGGCGTTGCCGCAGCGCAGGAAATATTGATGAAATAG
- a CDS encoding DUF1573 domain-containing protein produces MKKSVLFFAIMVLAWQAAAQDRQGPQISVKEVRHDLGAVAQGSAATYVFEIRNDGTETLVIDRVQASUGCTAAVISSDHLEPGAKGSVRATIDTAGRSGRLEKHITLYSNDRRNPALTLTVSVNIIPK; encoded by the coding sequence ATGAAAAAGTCGGTTCTTTTTTTTGCGATCATGGTCCTTGCCTGGCAGGCGGCGGCGCAGGACCGCCAGGGACCCCAGATCAGCGTCAAGGAGGTCCGGCACGACCTCGGCGCCGTGGCGCAGGGATCAGCAGCGACGTACGTGTTCGAGATCAGGAACGACGGGACCGAGACGCTGGTCATCGACAGGGTGCAGGCCAGTTGAGGCTGCACCGCTGCGGTGATCAGTTCTGATCACCTGGAACCGGGAGCGAAAGGCAGCGTCAGGGCGACCATTGATACCGCCGGGAGGAGCGGCCGCCTTGAAAAGCACATCACGCTGTATTCGAACGACAGGCGCAATCCGGCTCTTACCCTGACCGTCAGTGTCAACATCATCCCGAAGTAG
- the ttcA gene encoding tRNA 2-thiocytidine(32) synthetase TtcA, translated as MNLRVRTKRIRRLVGRAIGDFGLIESHDRILIGLSGGKDSWTLLTLLDDLRLRAPVPFTLIAVTVHPGFPGFHTVGIESYLRDHGHDFRILHAPVHDLLLEKLRPDETPCALCARIKRGVLYSAAVQLGCTKIALGHHRDDFIETLLLNLFFNGKVKAMAPLLHSDDGRNKVIRPLVYVPEDEISRYAVEAGLPVTCCACPACGDPDQKRTQMKRLLAGLERSHPGIKASLLAALGSVEHRHLFTAGTVGRGAAREGDSISSQAVLHGSPRRQGVRASP; from the coding sequence ATGAACCTGCGAGTGCGAACGAAGCGGATCAGAAGGCTTGTCGGCCGCGCCATAGGCGACTTCGGCCTGATCGAGAGCCATGATCGCATCCTCATCGGGCTTTCCGGCGGCAAGGACAGCTGGACGCTTCTCACCCTGCTGGACGATCTACGCCTGCGGGCGCCGGTCCCGTTCACGCTCATCGCGGTAACGGTTCACCCGGGCTTCCCGGGGTTCCATACCGTGGGCATCGAGTCCTATCTCCGGGACCACGGCCATGACTTCCGGATCCTGCATGCTCCCGTGCACGATTTGCTGCTTGAAAAGCTCCGGCCCGACGAGACTCCCTGCGCGCTCTGCGCGCGCATCAAACGGGGAGTGCTGTACTCCGCGGCGGTTCAGCTCGGTTGCACCAAGATCGCCCTGGGCCATCATCGCGATGACTTCATTGAAACCCTGCTCCTGAACCTGTTCTTCAACGGCAAGGTCAAGGCCATGGCGCCGCTGCTCCATTCCGATGACGGGAGGAACAAGGTCATCCGGCCGCTCGTCTATGTACCCGAGGACGAGATTTCCCGCTACGCAGTCGAGGCGGGTCTGCCGGTCACGTGCTGCGCCTGTCCGGCCTGCGGAGACCCCGATCAGAAGCGGACGCAGATGAAGAGATTGCTGGCTGGTCTCGAACGGTCGCATCCCGGCATCAAGGCAAGCCTGCTCGCGGCTCTCGGGAGCGTCGAACACCGGCATCTGTTTACCGCGGGAACAGTTGGGCGAGGGGCTGCGCGGGAAGGTGATTCAATTTCCTCTCAGGCCGTGCTGCACGGGTCTCCGAGGCGCCAGGGCGTGAGAGCTTCCCCGTAA
- a CDS encoding vitamin B12-dependent ribonucleotide reductase produces the protein MKSTASIPAHASGLMLNENSLKVLEKRYLKRNEDGTVVETAVDMFTRVARTIAEGDRAYGKTDADVERIATEFYRLMTSLEFLPNSPTLMNAGRELGQLSACFVLPVGDSMDEIFESVKHAALIHKSGGGTGFSFSRIRPKNDVVKSTKGVSSGPISFMTVFDAATETVKQGGTRRGANMGILSVEHPDILDFITCKQQNDRLNNFNISVAMTDTFMDAVERDGEYDLVSPRGRTAVKRLNARKVFDTIVNMAWKNGDPGIIYLDRINQYNPTPHVGMVESTNPCGEQPLLPYESCNLGSINLAKMLAPNGRAIDFDKLRHTVRQAVHFLDNVIDVNRYPIEKISQMTRANRKIGLGVMGFADMLLEMGIPYNSDEAVRSAETVMQFITDEGRKMSEELAAERGAFPNFKGSIYDRPGMSPVRNATVTTIAPTGTLSIIAGCSSGIEPLFGLTFVRKVLDGAELLEVNPVFERVAQVRGFYSDSLMKEIAEHGGCTNIQTVPEDIQRVFVTAHDITPEWHIRMQAAFQKYTDNAVSKTVNFPHSATQKDVEKVYLMAYRTGCKGVTIYRDGSRDEQVLSTGATEKARKAAAAAGQHVTVASASPELAEDKKPRNRPPLTHGITQKIPTGCGNLYITINEDEEGICEVFSTMGKSGGCAASQSEAVSRMVSLALRSGVSLESIIKQVKGIRCPSPAWGEGGSILSCPDAIGRALERYAKEGHGQRQHHKPKTAAAQDLPTVPYTSSDCAEGGSKNHLGLCPECPDCGGLLEFGEGCAFCRGCGFSKCG, from the coding sequence ATGAAAAGCACGGCTTCCATCCCTGCCCATGCATCCGGTCTCATGCTGAACGAGAACAGCCTGAAGGTTCTTGAAAAACGCTACCTCAAACGCAACGAGGACGGGACCGTTGTTGAAACCGCCGTGGACATGTTCACGCGCGTTGCCCGGACCATCGCCGAGGGGGACCGGGCCTACGGGAAGACGGATGCCGACGTGGAGCGGATTGCGACGGAGTTCTACCGCCTCATGACGTCGCTCGAGTTCCTGCCGAACAGTCCGACGCTCATGAACGCCGGCCGTGAACTGGGCCAGCTGTCGGCCTGTTTCGTGCTGCCCGTGGGCGACTCCATGGACGAGATCTTCGAGTCCGTGAAGCACGCCGCGCTCATCCACAAGTCCGGCGGCGGCACGGGTTTCTCCTTCTCGCGCATCCGTCCCAAGAACGACGTGGTGAAGTCCACGAAGGGGGTCTCTTCCGGCCCGATCTCGTTCATGACCGTTTTCGACGCGGCGACGGAGACCGTAAAACAGGGGGGCACGCGGCGGGGGGCGAACATGGGCATCCTCTCCGTCGAGCATCCGGACATCCTCGACTTCATCACCTGCAAACAGCAGAACGACCGGCTGAACAACTTCAACATCTCCGTGGCCATGACCGACACCTTCATGGACGCTGTGGAGCGGGACGGCGAGTACGACCTGGTCTCCCCGCGCGGCCGGACCGCGGTCAAGCGGCTCAACGCCCGCAAGGTCTTCGATACGATCGTGAACATGGCCTGGAAGAACGGCGATCCCGGGATCATCTATCTGGACCGCATCAACCAGTACAACCCCACGCCGCATGTCGGCATGGTGGAGTCCACCAACCCCTGTGGCGAGCAGCCGCTGCTGCCCTACGAGTCCTGCAACCTCGGCTCGATCAACCTGGCGAAGATGCTGGCTCCGAACGGCCGGGCGATCGATTTCGACAAATTGCGCCACACGGTCCGTCAGGCCGTCCATTTCCTCGACAACGTGATCGATGTCAACCGGTACCCCATCGAGAAGATCAGCCAGATGACGCGGGCGAACCGCAAGATCGGCCTGGGCGTCATGGGCTTTGCGGACATGCTGCTCGAGATGGGCATCCCCTACAATTCCGACGAGGCCGTGCGGTCCGCGGAAACGGTGATGCAGTTCATCACCGATGAAGGCCGGAAAATGAGCGAGGAACTGGCCGCCGAGCGCGGCGCATTCCCGAACTTCAAGGGCAGCATCTATGACCGGCCGGGGATGTCTCCCGTCCGGAACGCGACGGTCACGACCATCGCCCCGACAGGGACGCTCTCCATCATCGCCGGATGCTCGAGCGGCATCGAGCCGCTCTTTGGCCTCACCTTCGTGCGAAAGGTACTGGACGGCGCCGAACTCCTGGAGGTGAACCCCGTGTTCGAACGGGTGGCGCAGGTGCGCGGGTTCTATTCCGATTCGCTCATGAAGGAGATCGCCGAGCATGGCGGGTGCACAAACATCCAGACCGTGCCGGAGGACATCCAGCGGGTGTTCGTGACGGCCCACGATATCACGCCGGAGTGGCATATCAGGATGCAGGCTGCCTTCCAGAAATATACCGACAACGCCGTTTCCAAGACGGTGAATTTTCCTCACAGCGCGACCCAGAAGGACGTGGAAAAGGTGTACCTCATGGCCTACCGGACCGGCTGCAAAGGGGTCACCATCTACCGCGACGGATCAAGGGACGAACAGGTGCTCTCCACCGGCGCGACGGAAAAGGCGCGCAAGGCGGCCGCCGCTGCCGGACAGCACGTGACCGTTGCGTCCGCCTCTCCCGAACTGGCCGAGGATAAGAAGCCCCGCAACCGTCCTCCCCTGACCCATGGGATCACGCAAAAGATCCCCACGGGCTGCGGCAACCTCTATATCACGATCAACGAGGACGAGGAGGGCATTTGCGAGGTCTTCTCGACCATGGGCAAGTCCGGCGGGTGTGCGGCGAGCCAATCCGAGGCCGTCTCCCGCATGGTCTCCCTGGCGCTCCGGTCCGGCGTTTCGCTGGAGTCGATCATCAAGCAGGTAAAGGGCATCCGCTGTCCGTCGCCGGCCTGGGGAGAGGGCGGGTCGATCTTGTCCTGCCCCGACGCGATCGGCCGTGCACTTGAGCGCTATGCCAAGGAAGGGCACGGACAGCGGCAGCACCACAAGCCCAAGACAGCGGCTGCACAGGACCTGCCCACGGTTCCCTACACGTCATCCGACTGCGCTGAAGGCGGCAGCAAGAACCATCTGGGCCTCTGCCCGGAATGTCCCGATTGCGGCGGGCTGCTGGAGTTCGGTGAAGGATGCGCCTTCTGCCGGGGCTGCGGGTTCTCGAAATGCGGGTAA
- a CDS encoding ElyC/SanA/YdcF family protein, with protein MLFTAQKLIWFLLIPPASPMLLMLAGMLLTTKRKLLGRALILCGFVALYLVSLGLTADGILKPLEGRYPPLRQGRVNADAVVVPGGGSVDRGWMNAEPVPNAETLSRLVLGVELAKRFKLPLVLCGGNGEPFATTVRDADVMARAVSSMGMPPQQVIVENDSRNTLENSHAVRKLVKGDRIILVTSAYHLPRAVAMFEKRGFTVIPAPAYYLAQKRLLSAASFIPKAVELGHSSVGIAEWISLAWWRVRGEY; from the coding sequence ATGCTGTTTACCGCGCAGAAGCTCATCTGGTTCCTCCTGATCCCTCCCGCAAGCCCGATGCTCCTGATGCTTGCAGGCATGCTCCTGACCACGAAGCGGAAGCTCCTTGGCCGGGCCCTGATCCTGTGCGGTTTTGTTGCGCTCTATCTTGTGAGCCTCGGCCTGACGGCCGATGGTATCCTGAAACCGCTCGAAGGACGATATCCCCCCCTGCGTCAGGGCCGGGTGAATGCCGATGCCGTGGTCGTTCCCGGCGGCGGGTCGGTGGACCGGGGCTGGATGAATGCGGAGCCCGTGCCGAACGCGGAGACGCTGTCGCGGCTCGTGCTCGGCGTCGAGCTTGCCAAACGGTTCAAGCTGCCGCTGGTGCTTTGCGGCGGGAACGGCGAGCCCTTTGCCACGACCGTGAGGGACGCAGACGTCATGGCGCGGGCGGTCTCCTCCATGGGCATGCCACCGCAGCAGGTGATCGTCGAGAACGATTCACGAAATACCCTCGAGAATTCCCATGCCGTCCGTAAGCTCGTCAAGGGCGATCGCATTATCCTTGTCACGTCCGCCTATCACCTGCCGCGCGCCGTGGCGATGTTTGAGAAGCGGGGGTTCACGGTCATCCCCGCGCCCGCCTACTATCTCGCCCAGAAACGGCTCCTCTCAGCAGCTTCCTTCATTCCGAAGGCCGTGGAACTCGGTCATTCCTCCGTGGGGATCGCGGAGTGGATCAGCTTGGCGTGGTGGCGGGTGCGGGGTGAGTACTGA
- a CDS encoding bacteriohemerythrin codes for MSLQWTNSLATGSAEIDGQHQELFTRVNSLLSAFEKGTVAREEVSRIVQFLTEYVVFHFGTEEKHMDKYGYSSATQHKAQHAQFVKSFLKLKDRMLMEGINPKLTDDTKQLVVDWLLNHITYSDRALGMYLKMKM; via the coding sequence ATGTCTTTGCAGTGGACCAACAGCCTCGCAACAGGATCGGCCGAGATTGACGGCCAGCACCAGGAGCTGTTCACGAGGGTGAACAGCCTGCTCAGCGCCTTTGAAAAGGGGACCGTGGCGCGCGAGGAGGTGAGCAGGATCGTTCAGTTCCTGACCGAGTACGTGGTATTTCATTTCGGGACGGAAGAGAAGCACATGGATAAATACGGCTATTCGAGCGCCACGCAGCACAAGGCGCAGCATGCGCAGTTCGTGAAGTCCTTCCTGAAGCTGAAGGACCGGATGCTGATGGAGGGCATCAACCCGAAGCTGACCGATGACACCAAGCAGCTTGTCGTGGACTGGCTGCTCAACCATATCACCTATTCCGACCGCGCGCTCGGCATGTACCTCAAGATGAAGATGTAA
- a CDS encoding universal stress protein: protein MNMTESPMPGPRDKHFLIAVDESESSRRAVLYVADIIGGFPGFTVTLLRIIPEPEEDFFSSEAELNAWVREQIDAANTMLRNYREVLIQSGFPEEKVRFRACLGESKSLAEAILDIRCDMTCCTVVVGRHHKSKTEEFLFGSTSSKLVHEAKNCAVWVVE, encoded by the coding sequence ATGAATATGACAGAATCGCCGATGCCCGGGCCCAGAGACAAGCATTTTCTTATTGCCGTCGATGAGTCCGAGAGCTCACGCCGGGCGGTGCTGTACGTTGCAGACATCATCGGCGGATTTCCGGGGTTCACGGTCACGCTCCTCCGGATCATTCCCGAGCCGGAAGAGGATTTTTTCAGCAGCGAGGCGGAGCTGAACGCCTGGGTCAGGGAACAGATCGACGCCGCCAACACCATGCTCCGGAACTACCGGGAGGTCCTGATCCAGTCAGGCTTTCCCGAGGAGAAGGTCCGCTTCCGCGCCTGCCTCGGTGAATCGAAATCACTGGCCGAGGCCATTCTCGATATACGTTGCGATATGACCTGCTGCACCGTGGTCGTCGGGAGGCACCACAAATCGAAAACCGAGGAGTTCCTGTTCGGGAGCACGTCGAGCAAGCTCGTCCACGAAGCCAAAAATTGCGCTGTGTGGGTCGTGGAATGA
- a CDS encoding segregation/condensation protein A, with amino-acid sequence MSYQIKLEIFEGPMDLLLHLIKKHELDIYSIPIALITQQYLEYLELMKSLDMEIAGEFLVMASTLTHIKSRMLLPPPENPDADEEGVDPRAELIRRLLEYKSFKEAAGSLGGKEETWSQVYTRQAETAPDVPADDEPLLFDFHLFDLLSALKDVMARVPDAQFEVTAETVSITEKISQILARLETVDSVLFADLFEGSTSRLQVIGTFLALLELIKTRAAKVFQVEQFGAIRIMKAVMDSQTRDRDTATGNLFG; translated from the coding sequence ATGTCGTACCAGATCAAACTCGAGATTTTTGAAGGTCCCATGGACCTTCTGCTCCACCTCATCAAAAAACACGAGCTCGATATCTATTCCATCCCCATCGCCCTCATCACCCAGCAGTACCTTGAATACCTCGAACTCATGAAGAGCCTGGATATGGAGATTGCCGGCGAGTTTCTCGTGATGGCATCGACGCTGACCCATATCAAGTCCCGGATGCTGCTGCCTCCGCCCGAGAATCCCGATGCCGACGAGGAAGGCGTCGACCCCCGGGCCGAGCTCATCCGCAGGCTGCTCGAATACAAGAGCTTCAAGGAAGCAGCCGGCTCGCTTGGCGGCAAGGAAGAGACCTGGTCGCAGGTCTACACGAGGCAGGCCGAGACTGCGCCGGACGTCCCCGCTGACGATGAGCCCCTGCTCTTCGACTTTCACCTCTTCGACCTGCTCTCGGCGCTCAAGGACGTGATGGCCCGGGTGCCGGACGCCCAGTTCGAGGTCACGGCGGAGACGGTCTCGATCACCGAAAAGATATCGCAGATCCTGGCCCGGCTCGAGACCGTGGACAGCGTTCTCTTCGCCGACCTCTTCGAGGGAAGCACCTCCCGCCTGCAGGTCATCGGGACGTTCCTGGCGCTCCTCGAACTGATCAAGACCCGGGCAGCGAAGGTCTTCCAGGTCGAGCAGTTCGGCGCGATCCGGATCATGAAGGCCGTAATGGACAGCCAGACCCGGGACCGCGACACCGCCACGGGGAACCTGTTCGGGTAG